The DNA region AAGCTTTTGGATGCAACGGGAATGGAGCGCCCTTCTGCAAAAAGGTTTTACGGGGAGATATTGCCGATATTGCAGGCATCAGCACCGGCAAAACAATTAACCTGCTTTCTGAATTCCGCGCTGAAAATATTATTGCCACCTGCGGAAGCACTATCACCATGCTCCAGCCCGATAAACTAAAAGAAATTGTGGCGGAGTATCACCAGTGAATTATTGTTCAGAAGGATTATCAGGGCGAACATTGTTAAAGAAAAACACTCACCAACTAAAACACAACCGCATGAACAAGTCAAAGATATCTTTCAATGGCAAAACCTCAAACGGACAGCAACCCGTTGTAAATGAAAATCATCTTACGGAAATCAAAAACAGAACTTATCGGATTGCATCACATGCCTACGCTGCCTTCGGAAGCTTTTATCTGAAAGATGAAAAACAAATAAATGAATGGAAAGAAAAATTCAGAAATGAAATAAATGAATTAATAAAATTCATAGACGAAAAAAATAATATAGAGTAATTTTTTTTACGCACCTCATTGCTTTTCCAAAAACAGGAAAATGCTTTTATGAAAGATAGGATTTACAACCAGAAAACCGATAACCATTCTTTGCTATTTCGCAAACAAAAAACTTTCATCTGTTCTGATTGCTTATGAACTTGGTCATTGATTAATTCAGGCAATCCCGTTTCCTTTGACCCGAGAATTATTAAAATAAAAATTACCTGCATAGGGAAAAATACACAAACCAATTTAACATAAACATCTATGGACATCAAAAGAAGGGACTTCTTAAAAACTATCGGGCTTGCCGGTGTTGGAGTTATGGTACTCAATCCGGTGCTCGAAGCATTTGCATTAGTTGGTAAAAAAACAAAAAACCCTGGCGCCCTTGCCGGAGGAACATGGATTCCATCCACCTGCCACGGCTGCACCAGTTGGTGCCCCAACGAGGTGTATCAGCAAACCACAGGCGCAATTAAAAGGGCTGTGAAAGTGCGTGGTAACCAAATTTCCGTTTGCAACACCGGAATGCTTTGCCCGAAAGGACACATGGCGCCACAGGAAGGTTATGATCCGGACAGATTAAAAGTGCCGATGATGCGTACCAATCCCACCAAAGGCGTTGGTGTTGATCCACAGTGGACACCCATCACATGGAGCGCTGCCATCACTGCCCTCGCCACACAAATGATGACTCTCCGCAATGCAGGCACACCGGAAAAATTTCTGTTCATGCGCGGACGATACACTCCTTATAATTCAGATGTTATTAAAACCGCCCTTCCGAAAATATACGGTTCTCCCAACCAATATACGCACAGCACCCTCTGCGCTGAAGCCGAAAAATTCGGACCTTACTTCACCGAAGGCGTTTGGGGCTATCGTGATTACGACATGGAAAAAACAAAATTTCTTTTACTCTGGGGCGTGGATCCTTTCCGTTCCAACCGACAGCCCCCCCGCGCCATGCAACGATGGGATTATTTGAGAAACAATGCCACAGTTGTTGTAGTTGATCCTTGTTTGATTGGTTCTGCAGCAAGCGCTATTAAGGCAAAGTCTCCCACCAATAATAATAAATGGGCTCCAATCATTCCCGGAACCGATGGCGCTTTAGCCAGCGCTATTGCACACCGCATACTTGTTCAGGGAAAATGGTACAAGCCATTTGTAGGTGATTTCAATGGTTCAGGCGCCAGTTCTTTTGTAGCCAATACAACTGCTGTGGAATCGGACTTTACCGAAATATATACTTACGGACTTGTTAAATGGTGGAACGCTGAATTAAAAGACAAAACTCCGGCATGGGCAGCTCCCATCACCGGCATCTCTCAAACCGATATTGAGGCAATTGCCGATGAAATGGGAAACAAAGCACCCAATGTAATTTCATGGCAGGGACCCGGTCCTACTATGACTCCGAGAGGCGCTTATACCTCTATGGCAATTCAAGCGCTTAATGGGCTGCTTGGCTCAACACGAAATATTGGAGGTCCGATGGTTCAGCCATCAAAATCGGCTGCTTCGCTTCCTGCATACAGTACTTTTCAGGACGCTACAGCAACAACTGGGCTTTCAAAAGCTTACATAGATAAGAGGGGAGCCCTTTTGTCACAGCCCTTTATTGATAAAACAATAGGAGCCGCCAATTCCATGCAGGCAGCTGTGGATAATATTCTGGCAGCCGACCCTTATGATATAAAAGCTGCGCTGATTTATTATAATAACACATTCCATTCAGCCACAGGTGCTAAGCGATGGGAGGATGCATTCACTACGGGCGTACCCAACATGGTTCCATGGATGGCGCACATCACCACTCACGCATCGGAAGCATCGCAGTTTGCCGATATTCTTTTGCCTGCAGTATTCAGCACTGAAAGATGGGGAGTACTTACCTCTTCGGCTAACAGATTTACCGAGATGACATTGATGCAGCCCGTTGCCACCCGTTTGTTTGATGTGAAAGATGAGGAAACCGAAATTCCATGGCTGCTTTCTCTGGAACTTCAGGCACAGGGCTTTGCCAATCTTTACAACTATTACTCCACTAAGTTTATTGACCCGGAAACCGGTGCACTGCCTACGGATGAAGCCACTTTTGCTGAGATAGTTTCAAAATTCTTTGCTTATCCTTCTTACAACGCGCAGGGCGACACATGGGCAACCTGGAAACTGAAAGGAGTTTCTTCATCTACCCAGTCACAGTACATGTATCAGTGGGGTAATATGGGAACAAAAACCAAGAAGTTTGAATTCTACAGCGAAACGTTGAAAAAGGAACTGAATAAACACGCTGCTGATTCTTATCAAAAGGTAATGACAGTTACTTTAACAGGAACAAGCGGTACAGCTGACATCACTATTGCAGGAACTCCATACACTGCTACTTTCGCTAGTAATTTAACTACAACGGCTGCCAACTTTAAAACAGCAAATGCTGCCGCTCTTTTGGCTGCAGGTATTACGGTAACAAGTTCTGCGGCAACTATTGTTCTGACCGGGGTGGCATACGGTGTAGACTTCACAGCTACTGCACCAGTAAATACTTCCGGTGATTTGGCAGGAACTATTGCAACCACTGTTGCTATAAATGCCTCACCAAAATGGACGGGCAAAACGGTTGATGATGTGATGACGGCATGCAATTACACTGCACAAGGCGAGTTGGCTTATGTGCCTCATTACGAGCCGCCATACCGCATAGGTTCTCTTGCACTGTTTCCGTTCACATTTATTGATTCAAAATCTCGCTTCAACCGCGAAGGAAGAAGCCAGAACAACCCGCTGTACTATCAGTTTAAAAAGCTGGATCCGGGAGATAACAACTGGGGCGACTGTATCAAAATAAATCCTATTGATGCCGCTGCGCTTAACGTAGTTGATGGAGATAGAGTTCTGATAACTTCGGCAGTTAATTCTGTTGGAGTCAAGGTAACAGTAAAACTCTATGAGGGTGTCAGACAGGGAACCGTTGCCAAAACCTACGGGCAAGGGCACTGGGCTTACGGAAGGTTCGCATCAGACTTTGCAACATTGACTCCAAAATTCGGAGCCGGCAGCAACAACCAGTTTATGCCTGCTGAATGGGAAAGATTGTCTGGGGCGAACGTAAGGAACGGAGGATACTGCGGAGTGCAATTAGTAAAAGTCTAACGTAAAAAATAAAGTAAAAAACAATTAATACCTAACCAACTATGGCAGTAAAATATGGAATGTTAATAGACCTGGGCAAGTGCATTGGCTGCGGCACATGCGCCATTGCCTGCAAAACCGAAAACAACACCAGGCATGAAGATTTGGTGAATGGCAGAAAATACAACTGGGCTGATTTTCATGCGATAGCCAAGGGTACTTTTCCAAACACAGAATTTCATGTAACGCCTGTGTTGTGCAACCACTGCGGTGAAAGAACTATCAATGACCCGCCATGTGTGAATGCTTGTCCGGTTGTGCCTGATGGCAATGGCAATAAGGCAATATGGAAAACAACCGCAGGCATTACTATGCGGGACGATCTGAGATGCCAAGCCGGGATAATTGCCGGTTGCGGTCTGGCTTGTATGGGAAGTTGCCCTTACAGTTCTCTTGATGTTATTTCTGATGGAGTACAATGGTCGGTAAACCATTACAATCCTGCTGGAACTTCTTCACATCCTTATTGGGAAGATACTACTGAAGTTATTGCCGGTGGAACATCCTCTCCTGCAGCGGTGGCAGCAGCAGCAGGAACTGCTCCTCCCTGTAAGAATGATTATACACATCCCTATTACAATGCAGTTCGTCCAGCCAATACAGTTGAGAAGTGTTATTTCTGTGAACATCGTTTGTTAAACAGCGAAGAACCTTATTGCGTGGTTTCCTGTCCAGCAGGCGCCCGTATTTTTGGTGACCAGAATAATCCAAGCAGCCAGATAGCCCAGTTATTGGCAGCTAATACTGCTTTAACTCTAAAAAATAATTTAACAACTAATAATGATTTGAACTGGCAAGCACAAGGGCTAGGAACCAGTCCAAATGTATTTTACATTGGACCACAATCTCAGGTTCCGGTTAGTACTGAAGAAGCCAGTGTTACACCGATTATCGGGCAACTTAACATCTATCCTAATCCTGCCACTGATAATACAACAGTTGAATTTGAGCTTAACAACTCTTCAGAAATTTCCATATCGCTTTATGACATGAGCGGAAAAGAAGTAGTGGAAACTTCCAAAGAAAACCTTGCGGCAGGAGTGCATAAAACTAAAATTGATGTGTCAGGTTTATCTAACGGAACTTATATCTGCTCTTTGAAAACAAAAGAAGGTGTGATCATGACGGAAAATATAATTATCGCGAGGTAGATGAATTGTTTGTAGTTTGTGGTTTAACAACAAACGGCAAACTAATACCGTCTTGATGTAATAATTGAGACGGTATTTTTTTGTACATTAGTTTTTCTATATTCTGACAAAACAAATTAGTATGACACATCAAGAATTCTTAACCGTTGAAAAAGCAAGAGCAACTGTTTTTAATATTTTTACTGCGTTGCTCTGTCAGCCGGATCAGGCAATAATTGACAGCCCTAAAGTGTTTGACACTTTGGTGGCTGGACTAAAGATTGTTTGTCCGGATTGTGCCAGCGATGCAATTTTTTTAAAAAAAGAAATTCAGAAACACACCCACACTAATCTATTGGTTGAATATACCCGCCTTTTTATTGGTCCTTCAAAGATGGTTGCTCCGCCTTACAGTTCAATTTATTTCGGCACGGAATATATATTAATGAGTGATGTAACACTTTGGGTAATGAGTTTTTATGAGAGAATGGGGTTGAGGTATAATGAAAAAATAAAGGATGTGCCCGACCACATAGCCATTGAAACTGAATTTTTATACTACCTGATTTTTCTTGAAACGAAAGCATTTCAGAAAAAAGACCTGAAGAAGGCAAAAAAAATATGGCGAAGCCAATCGGAGTTCTTTAACAAACATTTCATAAAATGGGTGCCTGCATTTTGTGATAAGATGTTGGATGGATCAAAAAATGAATATTATCTGCTTTTGGCTAAATGCCTGAAAAGATTTGTTCTGGATACACCTGTTCCGGATTTCCCTGAGAAAATTAAAAAAAGATAAATATGATATTCATCATTTCTCCATAATGAAAATATACTCAACTATACTAAATAATTTATTAAACCAATTCATTAAACCTTAATAATATGCTTACAACTATTTTACTTGGAATGTTCGGCACTCAGGAGATAATTCTGGTTGCCATTGTTGTGCTTCTTCTTTTTGGAGGCAAAAAAATTCCTGAACTGATGAGAGGACTCGGCAGGGGAATTAATGAGTTTAAAAAAGCTAAAGCAGGAATAACAACCGAAACACAGGAATTTGTCAAACAGGAATTTGCCAAAAAGGATTAATTTGCGGTTGATATTAATATACTGAAAAACAAACTATCGTGCTTTTATGTTTAACATCGGAGGAAGTGAACTATTTTTCATTCTGCTCATTGTGGTTGTTTTCTTCGGCTCAAAAAAAATACCCGAACTCGCGCGCGGAATCGGCAAGGGGCTACGTGAAATGCAAAATGTAACCGATGGAATTAAAAACGAACTCTCTCAAGAAGTACATGAAATAAAAAAACAAACTGATGTCATGCAGATAATGATGGACGAGCAGATAAAACATCAAAAAGAACAAAAAAAAGAATCTGTCTGAATAATCAAAAAAAATGAAACTAATAAAATAAAAAATATGTTTACCACCATTTTACTTGGAATGCTCGGCACAACCGAAATCATCCTGATTGTTATTGTTGTTCTTCTTCTCTTCGGAGGCAAAAAAATTCCTGAACTCATGCGAGGGCTTGGACGTGGAATGAATGAATTTAAAAAAGCGAAAGAGGGTATCGAAACCGAAACGAAAGAACTTGCCAAAAAAGATTAGTATGCTGACTGATAGTTTCAATCGCGTTCATGATTACCTGCGCATTTCGCTGACAGACAGATGCAACCTGCGTTGCTCTTACTGTATGCCGGATGATTTGCCTAAGGGATTTTTTGCAAACGCACCGAGAATGACAGCCGATGAAATTAACAGCATCGCTTCGGTGTTTGTAAAAATGGGAGTAAAAAAAATCCGCCTCACCGGTGGAGAGCCTCTGCTAAGAAAGGATTTTCGGGAGATCATAAACCTGCTGTCCGTACATCCAGTAGAGCTGGCGGTCACCACCAACGGAGTATATCTGGATGAATATCTGGATGATTTCAAAAATGCTCGTGTTAAATCTGTGAACGCAAGTCTGGATACGCTTAATAGGGAAAAGTTTCTTTCAATTACTAAAAGAGATTACTTTAATCGTGTGTTTGATAACATTCATCTCCTGGTGATGAATGATTTTCATGTAAAGGTGAATGTGGTGCTGATGAGAAATGTGAATGATGATGAGATACTCAGTTTCATTGCCTGGACAAAAAATTTCCCTATACACATTCGCTTCATTGAATTTATGCCCTTCAACGGGAACCAATGGGATAAAGAAAAAATTGTTTCACAAGAAGAAGCGCTTGAAAAAATAAGAGCATGTTACGAAGTGATAAAACTAAAAGACAAACTCCAGGACACTACAAAAAAATACTGTATCTCAGGTCATTCAGGAACTTTTGCTTTCATCAGCACAATTTCAAAACCATTCTGTGAAGGTTGCAATCGGATACGACTCACCTCAGATGGAAAATTACGCAACTGCCTTTTTGCTAAATCAGAAACAGACATTCTTACTCCACTCAGAAAGGGAGAAGACATTGCTCCTCTGATTACATCATCGGTTTATAAAAAAGAATTCATGCAGGGCGGCAGAAGTGATCTTGACACGGTAAATGCCGAGCGCGAATATTCTTCAACAAGATGCATGGTGAGTATTGGAGGTTGATTTTCAGTTCATTCCTGATTCACCGTTATACTTTAATGATTTGCGTCATTGATTATCTTTAGCACTATTTTCATCTTCGTTTTAAAATAGAAAAAATGATTTCAGTAGAAGAGGCGAAAAACCTTATTGCAGATTATTCATTTCAACTTCCATCAGTTGA from Bacteroidota bacterium includes:
- a CDS encoding molecular chaperone TorD family protein gives rise to the protein MTHQEFLTVEKARATVFNIFTALLCQPDQAIIDSPKVFDTLVAGLKIVCPDCASDAIFLKKEIQKHTHTNLLVEYTRLFIGPSKMVAPPYSSIYFGTEYILMSDVTLWVMSFYERMGLRYNEKIKDVPDHIAIETEFLYYLIFLETKAFQKKDLKKAKKIWRSQSEFFNKHFIKWVPAFCDKMLDGSKNEYYLLLAKCLKRFVLDTPVPDFPEKIKKR
- a CDS encoding T9SS type A sorting domain-containing protein; translated protein: MAVKYGMLIDLGKCIGCGTCAIACKTENNTRHEDLVNGRKYNWADFHAIAKGTFPNTEFHVTPVLCNHCGERTINDPPCVNACPVVPDGNGNKAIWKTTAGITMRDDLRCQAGIIAGCGLACMGSCPYSSLDVISDGVQWSVNHYNPAGTSSHPYWEDTTEVIAGGTSSPAAVAAAAGTAPPCKNDYTHPYYNAVRPANTVEKCYFCEHRLLNSEEPYCVVSCPAGARIFGDQNNPSSQIAQLLAANTALTLKNNLTTNNDLNWQAQGLGTSPNVFYIGPQSQVPVSTEEASVTPIIGQLNIYPNPATDNTTVEFELNNSSEISISLYDMSGKEVVETSKENLAAGVHKTKIDVSGLSNGTYICSLKTKEGVIMTENIIIAR
- a CDS encoding twin-arginine translocase TatA/TatE family subunit, producing the protein MLTTILLGMFGTQEIILVAIVVLLLFGGKKIPELMRGLGRGINEFKKAKAGITTETQEFVKQEFAKKD
- the moaA gene encoding GTP 3',8-cyclase MoaA: MNLKKRKRVSKPKRKNLPKKISMLTDSFNRVHDYLRISLTDRCNLRCSYCMPDDLPKGFFANAPRMTADEINSIASVFVKMGVKKIRLTGGEPLLRKDFREIINLLSVHPVELAVTTNGVYLDEYLDDFKNARVKSVNASLDTLNREKFLSITKRDYFNRVFDNIHLLVMNDFHVKVNVVLMRNVNDDEILSFIAWTKNFPIHIRFIEFMPFNGNQWDKEKIVSQEEALEKIRACYEVIKLKDKLQDTTKKYCISGHSGTFAFISTISKPFCEGCNRIRLTSDGKLRNCLFAKSETDILTPLRKGEDIAPLITSSVYKKEFMQGGRSDLDTVNAEREYSSTRCMVSIGG
- a CDS encoding molybdopterin-dependent oxidoreductase, with the protein product MDIKRRDFLKTIGLAGVGVMVLNPVLEAFALVGKKTKNPGALAGGTWIPSTCHGCTSWCPNEVYQQTTGAIKRAVKVRGNQISVCNTGMLCPKGHMAPQEGYDPDRLKVPMMRTNPTKGVGVDPQWTPITWSAAITALATQMMTLRNAGTPEKFLFMRGRYTPYNSDVIKTALPKIYGSPNQYTHSTLCAEAEKFGPYFTEGVWGYRDYDMEKTKFLLLWGVDPFRSNRQPPRAMQRWDYLRNNATVVVVDPCLIGSAASAIKAKSPTNNNKWAPIIPGTDGALASAIAHRILVQGKWYKPFVGDFNGSGASSFVANTTAVESDFTEIYTYGLVKWWNAELKDKTPAWAAPITGISQTDIEAIADEMGNKAPNVISWQGPGPTMTPRGAYTSMAIQALNGLLGSTRNIGGPMVQPSKSAASLPAYSTFQDATATTGLSKAYIDKRGALLSQPFIDKTIGAANSMQAAVDNILAADPYDIKAALIYYNNTFHSATGAKRWEDAFTTGVPNMVPWMAHITTHASEASQFADILLPAVFSTERWGVLTSSANRFTEMTLMQPVATRLFDVKDEETEIPWLLSLELQAQGFANLYNYYSTKFIDPETGALPTDEATFAEIVSKFFAYPSYNAQGDTWATWKLKGVSSSTQSQYMYQWGNMGTKTKKFEFYSETLKKELNKHAADSYQKVMTVTLTGTSGTADITIAGTPYTATFASNLTTTAANFKTANAAALLAAGITVTSSAATIVLTGVAYGVDFTATAPVNTSGDLAGTIATTVAINASPKWTGKTVDDVMTACNYTAQGELAYVPHYEPPYRIGSLALFPFTFIDSKSRFNREGRSQNNPLYYQFKKLDPGDNNWGDCIKINPIDAAALNVVDGDRVLITSAVNSVGVKVTVKLYEGVRQGTVAKTYGQGHWAYGRFASDFATLTPKFGAGSNNQFMPAEWERLSGANVRNGGYCGVQLVKV
- the tatA gene encoding twin-arginine translocase TatA/TatE family subunit, which translates into the protein MFTTILLGMLGTTEIILIVIVVLLLFGGKKIPELMRGLGRGMNEFKKAKEGIETETKELAKKD
- a CDS encoding twin-arginine translocase TatA/TatE family subunit, with protein sequence MFNIGGSELFFILLIVVVFFGSKKIPELARGIGKGLREMQNVTDGIKNELSQEVHEIKKQTDVMQIMMDEQIKHQKEQKKESV